In Vigna unguiculata cultivar IT97K-499-35 chromosome 3, ASM411807v1, whole genome shotgun sequence, a single genomic region encodes these proteins:
- the LOC114175361 gene encoding acidic endochitinase-like, giving the protein YLWDDLACIKYVTAILCSLVLLALAKGSYGGEIVIYWGQNGNEGTLSEACATGNYDYVIIAFLPTFGKGQTPMINLAGHCDPLKNECSGLSSDIKSCQAKGIKVLLSLRGDTGSHSIDASEVATYLWNNFLGGQSPSRPLGPAVLDGIDFDIEGGSNKHWGDLARFLKGYTMAKQGKQVYITAAPQCPFPDAWIGNALTTGLFDYVWIQFYNNPPCQYTSGAITNLEDAWKQWITGIPANKIFLGLPASPQAAGSGFIPSADLISQVLPAIKGSAKYGGVMLWSRYYDVQSGYSSSVKSYV; this is encoded by the coding sequence TCTTGTGCTCATTAGTCCTGTTAGCACTAGCAAAGGGATCCTACGGTGGAGAAATTGTTATCTACTGGGGCCAGAATGGCAACGAGGGCACACTGAGTGAGGCTTGTGCGACAGGGAACTATGATTATGTGATCATAGCCTTTTTGCCAACCTTTGGCAAGGGCCAAACTCCCATGATTAATCTTGCTGGTCACTGTGACCCTCTTAAAAATGAGTGCAGTGGCCTAAGCTCAGACATCAAATCTTGTCAAGCAAAAGGCATCAAAGTCTTGCTCTCTTTAAGAGGAGATACTGGAAGCCACTCAATTGATGCAAGTGAAGTAGCCACATACCTTTGGAACAACTTCTTGGGGGGACAATCACCCTCTAGGCCTCTTGGCCCTGCTGTTCTTGATGGTATAGACTTTGACATTGAAGGTGGATCAAACAAACACTGGGGTGATCTTGCAAGGTTCCTTAAAGGCTACACCATGGCCAAGCAAGGGAAGCAAGTCTACATCACTGCAGCTCCTCAGTGCCCTTTTCCTGATGCTTGGATTGGAAATGCTCTCACAACAGGTCTTTTTGACTATGTTTGGATCCAATTCTACAACAACCCTCCTTGCCAATACACTTCTGGGGCAATCACTAACCTTGAAGATGCATGGAAGCAATGGATCACAGGTATTCCTGCCAACAAAATATTCTTGGGGTTACCAGCTTCCCCACAGGCTGCAGGAAGTGGCTTCATTCCTTCTGCTGATCTCATATCTCAAGTGCTTCCAGCCATTAAGGGTTCTGCAAAGTATGGAGGTGTTATGCTGTGGTCCAGGTACTATGATGTTCAGAGTGGTTATAGTTCTTCTGTTAAGAGCTATGTTTGA